The Thunnus thynnus chromosome 2, fThuThy2.1, whole genome shotgun sequence genome includes a region encoding these proteins:
- the ppm1f gene encoding protein phosphatase 1F: MEEEARCFLGRFVEEFPAALEEGSPLPVSPLSRRVSLEELHGESLELGLRLLAARGAPAGLSALLCQAALSQLLHNDLSPFHCPQEAEANQEDEQQVVLLQSDAVQRLFLNKLIDLALAWHENLPELPPSRFLRCSVHAIKNTRRKMEDKHLALAEFNQLFGIKDGLERAYYAVFDGHGGMDAATYAAAHLHVALSKQQTLQSDAATAFKSAFKCTDDMFRDKAKRERLRSGTTGVAVLIQGQELTVSWLGDSQAILVREGQAVTLMEPHKPDREDEKQRIEDLGGCITFMGCWRVNGTYAVSRAIGDFDQKPYVSGDADCSTVQLLGDEDYVLLACDGFFDAVRPSEVPHLVLDALQQPGDLEGGDIAPAELSEDAVGLRVAQQLVSHAKAAGSSDNITVMLVFLCPLEQLLAQHSSTGTAQATQDSTSQDAAQK, from the exons atggaggaggaggcgaGGTGCTTCCTGGGGAGGTTTGTGGAGGAGTTCCCAGCTGCTTTGGAGGAAGGCAGTCCGCTGCCTGTCAGTCCTCTGAGCCGCAGAGTCTCCCTGGAGGAGCTGCATGGAGAGAGCCTGGAACTAGGCCTGAGGCTGCTGGCTGCCAG GGGTGCTCCTGCAGGCCTCAGTGCCCTCCTGTGCCAGGCGGCGCTGTCCCAGCTGCTGCACAACGACCTCTCACCTTTCCACTGTCCCCAGGAAGCTGAGGCCAACCAGGAAGATGAACAGCAAGTAGTCT TACTTCAGTCAGACGCAGTCCAACGTCTCTTCCTCAACAAGCTGATAGACTTAGCGCTGGCATGGCACGAAAACCTCCCCGAGCTTCCTCCCTCCCGGTTCCTCCGCTGCTCCGTTCACGCCATCAAGAACAcgaggaggaagatggaggacaAACACCTGGCCCTGGCTGAGTTCAACCAGCTCTTTGGAATCAAG GACGGGTTGGAGCGTGCCTACTATGCTGTATTTGACGGCCATGGGGGGATGGACGCCGCCACCTACGCTGCCGCTCACCTCCATGTTGCTCTGAGTAAACAGCAGACACTGCAGAGTGATGCAGCCACAGCCTTTAAAAGTGCCTTCAAATGCACTGATGACATGTTCAGAGACAAAGCCAAGAGAGAG cGTCTGCGGAGTGGCACTACTGGTGTCGCGGTGCTGATCCAGGGTCAGGAGCTGACAGTGTCCTGGCTGGGAGACTCTCAAGCAATACTGGTTAGAGAGGGACAAGCTGTAACTCTCATGGAACCCCATAAACCAGACAGAGAG GATGAGAAGCAGAGAATCGAGGATCTTGGTGGCTGCATCACCTTCATGGGTTGCTGGCGTGTTAATGGCACGTATGCTGTATCTAGAGCTATAG GTGACTTTGACCAGAAGCCCTACGTGTCTGGAGATGCTGACTGCTCCACAGTCCAGCTGTTGGGGGACGAGGACTATGTGCTGCTGGCATGTGACGGCTTCTTCGATGCAGTCAGACCTTCAGAGGTCCCACATCTGGTTCTGGACGCACTTCAGCAGCCCGGTGACCTCGAGGGAGGAGATATTGCTCCAGCGGAACTGTCGGAGGACGCTGTTGGACTGAGAGTTGCTCAACAGTTGGTGAGTCACGCAAAGGCAGCCGGTTCCAGCGATAACATCACGGTGATGCTGGTGTTCCTGTGTCCACTGGAGCAGCTGCTGGCTCAACACTCCAGCACAGGAACTGCACAAGCAACTCAGGACTCCACTTCCCAAGATGCAGCACAGAAGTGA
- the LOC137200836 gene encoding uncharacterized protein → MSQTWSLAGVTQLCSSNCEPVSHYVHTFKFDTSYQLCERTHTHTHTHTHTHTHTHTGRLQLTVTEKSVHTNTILVFLCVQLLRVFLLCLLALHQCLAMPLGSQCVDESFCTYNLQDYHSQLVNLPSRINERSIATWSYVENIDLNRVPQVIHEASCHTSHSCRGLDTAFGLETIPVSLKMPVLKKNPSCFPTSSYSLEFELITIACICAISRHS, encoded by the exons ATGAGTCAGACGTGGAGTTTGGCGGGAG TAACACAGCTGTGTTCATCTAACTGTGAGCCAGTGTCTCATTATGTCCacacatttaaatttgacaCCTCATACCAGCTCTgtgagaggacacacacacacacacacacacacacacacacacacacacacacacacactggacgTCTCCAACTAACTGTCACAGAGAAATCTGTCCACACTAATACAATCCTGGTTTTTCTCTGTGTCCAGCTGCTGCGTGTCTTTCTGCTGTGCCTGCTGGCCCTCCACCAGTGCCTGGCCATGCCACTGGGCAGCCAGTGTGTGGATGAATCCTTCTGTACATACAACCTGCAGGACTACCACAGCCAGCTAGTCAACCTGCCCAGCCGCATCAACGAGCGCAGCATTGCCACCTGGAGCTATGT GGAGAACATCGACTTGAACCGTGTGCCTCAGGTCATCCATGAGGCCAGCTGCCACACCAGCCACTCCTGCAGAGGGCTGGACACGGCTTTCGGTCTGGAGACCATACCCGTGTCCCTGAAGATGCCTGTCCTCAAGAAGAACCCCAGCTGCTTCCCCACATCCAGCTACTCTCTGGAGTTTGAGCTCATCACCATAGCTTGTATATGTGCTATCTCCAGACACAGCTGA
- the top3b gene encoding DNA topoisomerase 3-beta-1, whose amino-acid sequence MRTVLMVAEKPSLAQSIAKILSKGNCTSRKGLNGACSVHEYTGSFQGQTVRFKMTSVCGHVMSLDFIGKYNNWDKVDPAELFSKAPTEKKEANPKLNMVKFLQVEARGCDYVVLWLDCDKEGENICFEVLDAIQPVMNKGGGRERTVYRAKFSSITDTDIWNAMNRLGEPNRNEALSVDARQELDLRIGCAFTRFQTKYFQGKYGNLDSSLISFGPCQTPTLGFCVERHDKIQSFKPETYWVLQAKVFKGKDSPLTLDWNRVRVFDREVGQMFVNLAKTSREAKVESVSKKEKSKQRPQALNTVEMLRVASSALGMGPQHTMQIAERLYTQGYISYPRTETTHYPENFDLKGTLKQQANNPIWAAEVKALLSDGINRPRKGTDAGDHPPITPMRAASEGELGSDGWRLYEYITRHFIATVSQDCKYLQTTIDFSIGSEAFSCSGKTLISPGYTEVMPWQGIPLEEAMPVCERGDTFTVDEIKLVEKQTSPPDYLTEAELITLMEKHGIGTDASIPVHINNICQRNYVTVENGRKLKPTNLGIVLVHGYYKTDAELVLPTIRSAVEKQLNLIAQGKANFQQVLQHALDIFKRKFHYFVDSITSMDELMEVSFSPIAATGKPLSRCGKCHRFMKYIQAKPSRLHCSHCDETYSLPQNGAIKLYKELRCPLDDFELVLWTSGARGKSYPLCPYCFSNPPFRDMKKGMGCNECTHPSCQHSLNSLGIGQCVECDSGVLVLDPTSGPKWRMACNKCNVVVHFFEHAHRVQVAQESCDACDASLVAVDFNKTRTPLPAGETQHTGCVFCDPVFQDLVELKHATMRHPMHRGGGARRGGRGRGRGRRGNPKKPKDKMAALAAYFV is encoded by the exons ATGAGAACTGTTTTGATGGTGGCAGAGAAACCCTCCTTGGCTCAATCGATCGCCAAAATCCTCTCGAAAG GAAATTGTACAAGTCGAAAGGGGCTCAATGGAGCGTGTTCAGTGCATGAATACACCGGCAGCTTCCAGGGCCAAACTGTTCGCTTTAAGATGACCTCTGTTTGTGGACATGTGATGAGTCTGGATTTCATCG gtaaGTACAACAACTGGGACAAGGTGGACCCTGCAGAGCTCTTTAGCAAAGCTCCCACAGAGAAGAAGGAGGCCAACCCTAAACTCAACATGGTCAAGTTCCTCCAG GTTGAAGCCAGAGGCTGCGACTATGTGGTTTTATGGTTGGACTGCGATAAAGAAGGCGAGAACATCTGTTTTGAG GTCCTTGATGCCATCCAACCAGTGATGAACAAGGGAGGCGGCAGGGAGCGGACTGTTTACCGCGCCAAATTCAGCTCCATTACTGACACTGACATCTGGAACGCCATGAACCGCCTGGGAGAGCCCAACCGCAATGAAGCCTTGTCAGTGGATGCACGGCAGGAGCTGGATCTGCGCATCGGCTGTGCCTTCACCCG gtTCCAGACCAAATATTTCCAGGGCAAATACGGCAATCTGGACTCCTCTTTGATCTCATTTGGACCATGCCAGACCCCGACGCTGGGCTTCTGTGTAGAACGCCATGACAAGATCCAGTCCTTCAAACCAGAGACTTACTGGGTCCTCCAGGCAAAG GTGTTCAAAGGAAAGGACAGCCCACTGACGCTGGACTGGAACAGGGTAAGGGTCTTCGACAGAGAGGTGGGTCAGATGTTCGTCAACCTGGCCAAAACATCCAGGGAGGCTAAG GTGGAGTCAGTGAGTAAGAAAGAGAAGAGCAAGCAGAGGCCTCAGGCTTTGAACACAGTGGAGATGTTGAGAGTGGCCAGCTCTGCCCTCG GCATGGGTCCCCAGCACACCATGCAGATTGCAGAGCGCCTGTATACACAGGGCTACATCAGCTACCCACGTACAGAGACGACCCACTATCcagaaaactttgacctgaagGGAACACTGAAGCAGCAGGCCAACAATCCCATCTGGGCAGCGGAG GTGAAGGCTCTGCTTTCAGATGGAATAAACCGACCCAGGAAAGGAACTGATGCTGGAGACCATCCTCCTATCACTCCTATGCGTGCAGCCTCAGAAGGAGAACTGG gaagtgatggcTGGCGGCTATACGAGTACATCACACGGCATTTCATCGCCACTGTCAGTCAGGACTGCAAGTACCTACAGACCACCATTGACTTCAGCATTGGCAGCGAGGCCTTCTCATGTAGTGGCAAAACCCTGATATCACCAG GTTACACAGAGGTGATGCCGTGGCAGGGCATCCCTCTGGAAGAGGCTATGCCAGTTTGTGAACGTGGAGACACTTTCACCGTAGACGAGATCAAGCTAGTGGAAAAGCAGACCAGCCCCCCGGACTACCTGACCGAGGCCGAGCTCATCACTCTCATGGAGAAACATGGCATCG GTACTGATGCCAGTATCCCCGTCCACATCAACAACATCTGCCAGAGGAACTATGTGACAGTAGAGAATGGACGCAAGTTGAAGCCAACCAACCTGGGCATTGTCCTGGTACATGGCTACTACAAAACAG atgcAGAGCTGGTGCTGCCCACCATTCGCAGCGCTGTTGAGAAGCAGCTTAACCTTATCGCACAGGGTAAAGCCAACTTCCAGCAGGTCCTGCAGCATGCACTGGATATCTTCAAGAGGAAGTTTCACTATTTTGTGGATTCCATCACCA GCATGGATGAGTTGATGGAAGTCTCCTTTTCCCCCATCGCTGCCACCGGGAAGCCCCTGTCTCGTTGTGGCAAGTGCCACCGCTTCATGAAGTACATCCAG GCCAAACCCAGCAGACTCCACTGCTCCCACTGTGACGAGACGTACAGTCTTCCCCAGAACGGAGCCATCAAGCTGTACAAGGAGCTCCGCTGTCCGCTGGATGACTTTGAGCTGGTGCTGTGGACGTCTGGGGCCCGGGGCAAGAGTTACCCCCTGTGCCCCTACTGCTTCAGCAACCCGCCTTTCCGGGACATGAAGAAAG GTATGGGATGCAACGAATGTACCCATCCGTCCTGCCAGCACTCTCTCAATTCTTTGGGCATTGGACAGTGTGTGGAGTGTGATAGTGGGGTTTTGGTGCTGGATCCCACCTCTGGACCAAAATGGAGGATGGCGTGTAATAAATGCAACGTGGTGGTGCACTTCTTTGAACATGCACATAGAGTGCAG GTTGCTCAGGAGAGCTGTGACGCCTGTGACGCCTCTCTGGTTGCAGTGGATTTCAACAAGACTCGCACCCCACTTCCTGCCGGTGAGACGCAACACACtggctgtgttttctgtgatcCAGTCTTCCAGGATCTTGTGGAGCTTAAACATGCCACCATGAGGCACCCCATGCACCGGGGTGGGGGTGCAAGACGAGGAGGACGGGGGCGAGGCAGGGGACGTCGAGGCAATCCTAAAAAACCTAAAGACAAAATGGCTGCTTTAGCAGCTTACTTTGTGTAG